A genomic window from Schistocerca serialis cubense isolate TAMUIC-IGC-003099 chromosome 4, iqSchSeri2.2, whole genome shotgun sequence includes:
- the LOC126475017 gene encoding transmembrane protein 107-like, giving the protein MVYVADSIVPARFLTLIGHLTITLLIFWAKDESIKVCLPPDHTPEDYEYKNKELTVGLSIALGLIGFEFLGFLFGITMFMPMVAMISISCHASACVLLAYFIFDEWDCRNYWWVFGTCSAVPALTEATVIFTMLAFRKL; this is encoded by the exons ATGGTGTATGTGGCTGACAGCATTGTCCCAGCAAGATTTCTCACACTTATTGGTCATTTGACAATTACACTTTTAATTTTCTGGGCCAAG GATGAAAGCATTAAAGTATGTCTGCCCCCCGACCATACACCAGAAGAttatgaatacaaaaataaaga GTTGACTGTAGGTCTCAGTATTGCCCTAGGTTTGATAGGGTTTGAGTTCCTTGGCTTTCTGTTTGGAATAACCATGTTCATGCCAATGGTGGCTATGATTT CTATTTCCTGTCATGCCAGTGCTTGTGTGCTGCTGGCCTATTTCATATTTGACGAATGGGACTGCAGAAACTACTGGTGGGTATTTGGAACATGCAGTGCAGTTCCTGCACTTACTGAAGCCACTGTGATATTTACCATGCTAGCTTTCAGGAAACTGTGA